A genome region from Accipiter gentilis chromosome 13, bAccGen1.1, whole genome shotgun sequence includes the following:
- the LOC126045258 gene encoding 2-oxoglutarate receptor 1-like, giving the protein MASECTGNFTTLPGRAHPLTSCKDEDFLQVKSYVSILYGLIFLVCFPGNIVTIFVYFVKMRPWKSSTIMMLNLAITDLLYIATLPFFIHYSANGNNWIFGDFMCKFIHICFYFNMYSGIIFLSCFSIFRFFVVVHPIKCFFVQKRRWAVLTCTVVWTISLAAISPLGILIATRQTQNRTICPDLAAAEDLDTSRWYNWLLTGLAFFLPLLTVTLCYTLIIYTLAIGPHTQACYKLKARRLAVILLVVFYVCFLPYHIFRGIRLELRVRPVSCHLKNTILFMFIIAKPLAALNTFGNLVLYVVTGDNFQQAILSLLKFQTNKNLK; this is encoded by the coding sequence ATGGCATCTGAATGCACCGGCAATTTTACTACTCTGCCAGGCCGCGCACACCCGCTGACAAGCTGCAAGGATGAAGATTTCTTACAGGTGAAATCCTATGTCTCCATCCTTTACGGCCTAATCTTCCTGGTGTGCTTCCCAGGCAACATCGTGAcaatttttgtttactttgtcAAGATGAGGCCCTGGAAAAGCAGCACCATCATGATGTTAAACCTGGCTATCACTGACCTATTATATATAGCCACGCTTCCTTTCTTTATACACTACTCTGCTAACGGAAATAACTGGATTTTTGGAGACTTCATGTGCAAATTTATTCACATTTGTTTCTACTTCAACATGTACAGCGGTATCATCTTCCTTAGCTGCTTCAGCATCTTCCGCTTTTTTGTAGTTGTCCACCCaattaaatgcttttttgttCAAAAACGGAGATGGGCAGTGTTGACTTGCACAGTAGTTTGGACGATTTCCCTGGCAGCCATCAGCCCCTTGGGCATCTTGATTGCCACGAGGCAGACGCAGAACAGGACGATATGCCCGGACCTGGCTGCCGCTGAGGACCTTGACACGAGTCGGTGGTATAACTGGCTGCTGACTGGCCTGGCCTTCTTCTTGCCCTTGCTGACGGTGACTCTCTGCTACACGCTCATTATTTACACCTTGGCTATCGGGCCCCACACGCAAGCTTGCTACAAGCTAAAGGCTCGCAGACTCGCTGTCATCCTCTTGGTGGTCTTCTATGTGTGTTTCCTCCCCTACCACATCTTTCGAGGGATTCGGCTGGAGCTCCGAGTACGACCGGTTAGCTGCCACTTGAAGAACACAATCCTTTTTATGTTTATTATAGCTAAACCTTTAGCAGCGTTAAATACTTTTGGAAACTTGGTGCTCTACGTAGTGACGGGAGACAACTTCCAGCAGGCGATCCTTTCGCTCCTCAAGTTTCAGACAAACAAGAACTTGAAGTAG